The following are from one region of the Bactrocera oleae isolate idBacOlea1 chromosome 6, idBacOlea1, whole genome shotgun sequence genome:
- the path gene encoding proton-coupled amino acid transporter-like protein pathetic isoform X1, whose amino-acid sequence MVNIADSGGKHAPQEMEQFLPGDGTNNKYKIQPRKDVEQALASPDFDPFAERKVAHPTTDNETLTHLLKASLGTGILSMPIAFMYSGIVLGIFATIFTAFICTHCSYVLVKCAHKLYYKSRRTEMSFAEVAEVAFLNGPKWARGFASVAKFSILFGLFLTYFGTCSVYTVIVAKNFEQVMEHWLGYQISLRLLISALLIPLILLSWIPNLKYLAPVSMIANLFMGVGLGITFYYLVIDLPPVTTREFANVSTIPAFFAITIFAMEAIGVVMPLENNMEKPRHFLGICGVLSQGMSGVTLIYMALGFLGYLRYGTNTEESITLNLPVHEWPAQAVKVLIALAVYCTFGLQFYVCLEIVWDGIKDKCKKRPLLVNYVLRTVLVTAAVVLAVSVPTIAPFMGLIGAFCFSILGLIFPVLIELITHWDTGFGAFNWILWKNVIIGFCGVAALIFGSMSAINDIIKVYSNDPNTSDAIQNALNNITTTRL is encoded by the exons atggttAATATAGCG GACAGCGGCGGCAAACATGCTCCACAAGAGATGGAACAATTCCTGCCCGGCGATGGCACCAACAACAA ATATAAAATCCAACCGCGGAAAGATGTCGAACAGGCGCTGGCGTCACCCGATTTCGATCCATTCGCCGAACGCAAAGTGGCACATCCAACTAC CGATAATGAGACACTTACGCATTTGCTGAAGGCCTCGCTGGGCACCGGCATCCTATCCATGCCGATCGCCTTCATGTACTCAGGCATTGTGCTTGGCATTTTCGCCACCATCTTCACTGCTTTCATCTGTACACACTGCAGTTATGTACTG GTGAAATGCGCCCACAAACTCTACTACAAGTCGCGTCGCACGGAGATGAGCTTCGCCGAAGTTGCTGAAGTGGCATTTCTGAATGGGCCAAAATGGGCACGTGGTTTTGCGTCAGTCGCTAAATTTTCCATACTTTTTGGACTGTTTCTGACCTACTTCGGCACCTGTTCGGTGTATACCGTTATTGTGGCGAAGAACTTCGAGCAG GTAATGGAACATTGGTTGGGCTATCAAATTTCACTGCGCCTACTCATCTCCGCACTACTCATACCGCTAATTTTACTCTCGTGGATACCGAATCTCAAATACCTCGCACCCGTCTCGATGATAGCCAATCTCTTTATGGGCGTCGGCTTGGGCATTACATTCTACTATCTCGTCATTGACTTGCCACCGGTAACAACACGCGAATTCGCTAATGTCTCTACCATACCGGCTTTCTTTGCCATCACCATATTCGCTATGGAGGCAATCGGTGTGGTTATGCCGCTGGAGAATAACATGGAGAAACCACGACACTTCCTCGGCATTTGCGGCGTGTTGAGTCAGGGCATGTCTGGTGTGACTTTGATCTATATGGCGCTCGGTTTTCTCGGTTATCTGCGCTATGGCACAAACACAGAAGAGAGTATTACACTGAATCTGCCCGTGCATGAGTG GCCCGCGCAAGCTGTCAAAGTGTTGATCGCTTTGGCTGTGTACTGTACATTCGGCCTGCAATTCTACGTGTGCCTCGAAATTGTCTGGGATGGTATCAAGGATAAGTGCAAAAAGCGTCCATTATTGGTGAATTATGTTTTGAG AACCGTGCTCGTTACTGCCGCCGTTGTATTGGCTGTTTCCGTGCCCACTATTGCGCCGTTTATGGGTCTGATTGGTGCCTTTTGCTTCTCTATACTTGGTCTGATATTCCCT gTTTTGATTGAGCTCATCACCCACTGGGACACCGGTTTTGGTGCCTTCAACTGGATTCTATGGAAGAATGTCATTATTGGTTTCTGCGGTGTGGCAGCACTCATTTTCGGCTCGATGAGCGCTATCAATGACATTATCAAAGTGTACTCGAATGATCCCAATACTAGTGATGCTATACAAAACGCCCTCAACAACATTACAACAACCAGGCTTTAA
- the path gene encoding proton-coupled amino acid transporter-like protein pathetic isoform X2 — translation MRDTKITEVTLEQRYKIQPRKDVEQALASPDFDPFAERKVAHPTTDNETLTHLLKASLGTGILSMPIAFMYSGIVLGIFATIFTAFICTHCSYVLVKCAHKLYYKSRRTEMSFAEVAEVAFLNGPKWARGFASVAKFSILFGLFLTYFGTCSVYTVIVAKNFEQVMEHWLGYQISLRLLISALLIPLILLSWIPNLKYLAPVSMIANLFMGVGLGITFYYLVIDLPPVTTREFANVSTIPAFFAITIFAMEAIGVVMPLENNMEKPRHFLGICGVLSQGMSGVTLIYMALGFLGYLRYGTNTEESITLNLPVHEWPAQAVKVLIALAVYCTFGLQFYVCLEIVWDGIKDKCKKRPLLVNYVLRTVLVTAAVVLAVSVPTIAPFMGLIGAFCFSILGLIFPVLIELITHWDTGFGAFNWILWKNVIIGFCGVAALIFGSMSAINDIIKVYSNDPNTSDAIQNALNNITTTRL, via the exons ATGCGTGATACAAAAATAACAGAAGTGACGCTCGAACAAAG ATATAAAATCCAACCGCGGAAAGATGTCGAACAGGCGCTGGCGTCACCCGATTTCGATCCATTCGCCGAACGCAAAGTGGCACATCCAACTAC CGATAATGAGACACTTACGCATTTGCTGAAGGCCTCGCTGGGCACCGGCATCCTATCCATGCCGATCGCCTTCATGTACTCAGGCATTGTGCTTGGCATTTTCGCCACCATCTTCACTGCTTTCATCTGTACACACTGCAGTTATGTACTG GTGAAATGCGCCCACAAACTCTACTACAAGTCGCGTCGCACGGAGATGAGCTTCGCCGAAGTTGCTGAAGTGGCATTTCTGAATGGGCCAAAATGGGCACGTGGTTTTGCGTCAGTCGCTAAATTTTCCATACTTTTTGGACTGTTTCTGACCTACTTCGGCACCTGTTCGGTGTATACCGTTATTGTGGCGAAGAACTTCGAGCAG GTAATGGAACATTGGTTGGGCTATCAAATTTCACTGCGCCTACTCATCTCCGCACTACTCATACCGCTAATTTTACTCTCGTGGATACCGAATCTCAAATACCTCGCACCCGTCTCGATGATAGCCAATCTCTTTATGGGCGTCGGCTTGGGCATTACATTCTACTATCTCGTCATTGACTTGCCACCGGTAACAACACGCGAATTCGCTAATGTCTCTACCATACCGGCTTTCTTTGCCATCACCATATTCGCTATGGAGGCAATCGGTGTGGTTATGCCGCTGGAGAATAACATGGAGAAACCACGACACTTCCTCGGCATTTGCGGCGTGTTGAGTCAGGGCATGTCTGGTGTGACTTTGATCTATATGGCGCTCGGTTTTCTCGGTTATCTGCGCTATGGCACAAACACAGAAGAGAGTATTACACTGAATCTGCCCGTGCATGAGTG GCCCGCGCAAGCTGTCAAAGTGTTGATCGCTTTGGCTGTGTACTGTACATTCGGCCTGCAATTCTACGTGTGCCTCGAAATTGTCTGGGATGGTATCAAGGATAAGTGCAAAAAGCGTCCATTATTGGTGAATTATGTTTTGAG AACCGTGCTCGTTACTGCCGCCGTTGTATTGGCTGTTTCCGTGCCCACTATTGCGCCGTTTATGGGTCTGATTGGTGCCTTTTGCTTCTCTATACTTGGTCTGATATTCCCT gTTTTGATTGAGCTCATCACCCACTGGGACACCGGTTTTGGTGCCTTCAACTGGATTCTATGGAAGAATGTCATTATTGGTTTCTGCGGTGTGGCAGCACTCATTTTCGGCTCGATGAGCGCTATCAATGACATTATCAAAGTGTACTCGAATGATCCCAATACTAGTGATGCTATACAAAACGCCCTCAACAACATTACAACAACCAGGCTTTAA
- the LOC106618498 gene encoding uncharacterized protein, whose protein sequence is MLIVKYSILATIAVFVLRVASKPSTSAPHWHVMPHHHGPTLEEAIKQYFEEKTNVLHVRVHLKRAIIWKYVILHHLTDALRNSTKLTFRITIGDKYLRNNKDFLHNLWYVDSFEALDNILPYKKEHFSSNAGFYAIILEQIKEKNAAWHIQKILVKMFSINIIDVIIITPNTVGKGYSVYTFEVFGKEHCRIVKPTIVNWFINGRFNNSELFPNKLRNFHNCSLRVLSRNVPPFFTYHKENNNGTIIMKGVEAKLLNAIAEHLNFRIEPIISSAYDCGDVYSNGTMTGPYYQLDQNHVDVLMGYFFYAAHRIAFLEEGLSYFTTALVVIVKRQPPPPDHMWMLDPFQLNTWLALLLMVATVISFMCVLHLRYQYGNWLDIIGSVFGEPRVVLTRNYLVRFGITFWYVGFVFISSAYQAKLFVSYNRPSPGLPHTINDLQRNNFTFLVHNTMTLNYWLPDMNIPENRIKYINSSNANSVFEELLNSTGNVATLATIARMHYFERKRQLIGVFDQVPETVQLPEICAYFQHHSYLIKPFNSVIAMIRSSGLISRWYGNALTDSKGPAKIQRGGNPKSLDLEKFGIVFFLLFCGEFIAFIVFVIEIIIARYKK, encoded by the exons ATGTTGATTGTGAAATATTCAATTCTTGCGACCATAGCCGTGTTTGTTTTACGAGTGGCATCAAAACCCTCTACTTCAGCACCACATTGGCATGTTATGCCACACCATCATGGTCCAACTCTCGAAGAAGCCATCAAGCAATACTTCGAAGAGAAAACAAATGTCTTACACGTGCGAGTTCATTTGAAAAGGGCCATCATTTGGAAGTATGTTATTTTACATCATCTAACAGATGCGCTACGAAATTCGACTAAGCTTACCTTTCGCATAACCATTGGCGATAAGTATCTTCgcaataataaagattttctGCATAATTTGTGGTATGTGGACTCGTTTGAGGCATTGGA CAACATTTTGCCGTACAAAAAGGAGCATTTCAGCAGCAACGCAGGGTTCTATGCCATTATCTTAGAACAAATCAAGGAAAAGAATGCCGCCTGGcatatacaaaaaattcttGTAAAAATGTTCTCAATCAACATTATCGATGTAATCATTATAACACCGAACACCGTAGGGAAGGGCTATTCCGTGTACACGTTCGAAGTGTTCGGCAAAGAACATTGTCGCATTGTGAAGCCGACAATTGTTAATTGGTTTATAAATGGACGTTTTAATAACTCCGAACTCTTTCCAAATAAATTGAGAAACTTTCATAACTGCAGTTTACGTGTGTTATCACGTAATGTGCCGCCATTTTTCACATACcataaagaaaacaataacgGTACTATAATAATGAAAGGCGTCGAGGCGAAACTATTGAACGCCATTGCCGAGCATTTGAATTTTCGCATAGAACCGATTATAAGTTCTGCCTATGATTGTGGTGATGTTTATTCTAACGGTACAATGACTGGTCCCTACTATCAATTGGATCAAAATCATGTTGACGTACTTATGGGTTATTTCTTCTATGCTGCACATCGCATTGCCTTCTTGGAGGAGGGTTTATCGTATTTCACTACCGCTTTGGTTGTTATTGTAAAGCGTCAACCGCCGCCGCCCGACCACATGTGGATGTTGGATCCCTTCCAATTGAACACTTGGCTAGCGCTGCTGCTAATGGTGGCCACCGTTATttcgtttatgtgtgtgttacaCTTGCGTTATCAATATGGAAATTGGTTGGATATTATTGGTAGCGTTTTCGGCGAACCTCGTGTAGTTTTAACCAGAAATTACTTAGTACGCTTCGGCATTACTTTCTGGTATGTCGGTTTTGTGTTTATTAGCAGCGCTTACCAAGCAAAATTGTTCGTTTCATACAATCGGCCGTCACCAGGCTTGCCACACACCATAAATGATTTGCAGcgtaataattttacatttttggtGCACAACACAATGACTCTGAATTATTGGTTGCCTGATATGAATATACCTGAAAACCGCATTAAATACATTAATTCTTCAAATGCGAATTCGGTCTTTGAGGAGCTTTTGAATTCAACTGGCAATGTGGCTACACTGGCGACTATTGCGCGTATGCATTATTTTGAACGCAAGCGGCAGCTAATTGGCGTTTTCGATCAGGTTCCCGAAACGGTGCAACTACCGGAGATTTGTGCGTATTTTCAACATCATTCGTATCTCATCAAGCCATTCAACTCCGTCATTGCAATGATACGCAGCAGTGGCTTAATTTCACGTTGGTATGGCAATGCTCTAACGGATTCCAAAGGACCCGCGAAAATACAGCGTGGCGGTAATCCTAAAAGTTTGGATCTGGAAAAATTTggtattgttttctttttacttttctgcGGTGAATTTATTGCCTTTATTGTATTTGTCATAGAAATTATAATTGCACgctataagaaataa
- the LOC106618499 gene encoding uncharacterized protein codes for MCLSQKCFFALLLTVVLTLTAAVDRNPKKRQIYREQVLPHAGGKIPDTAFETDRLFLNRLQSNGISVPDGVLTEQRNPQVYHYHDKSHRVLFQIALSSDGRYTPVAGKYHHQNAPSIETTYLYPQIHGHLTDATPAKSAYPTYRQLQLHNSQLNQVKLQPKKKTQYLDITPSLHKGTHGNAYRTQTYQNFNIINAPIVPASATAAATVLSGSANKFDYLVPNVDSSTQLFSDFDELFNHFNLHEDSAAVYSGATFGGTTAGVINIGDQFQLVVIKMNGQRATLCCSLLLACAYIVASIAVEVQTYGHLYHPPTEERRREEKQDLSKIPGVPGVDYPIYHEVPHTNFHCANVPAVPGMYANVETGCQAYHVCHDGREGHQGAQFLCTNGTIFNQKEFACDWWYNVKCEEATNYYHLNSDPEHNPYFQKKKEPEVEQNDHEGFYIHA; via the exons ATGTGCTTAAGCCAAAAGTGTTTCTTCGCATTACTGCTTACTGTAGTTTTAACACTTACAGCAGCTGTGGATCGGAATCCGAAA AAGCGACAAATATATCGTGAACAAGTCTTACCGCATGCGGGTGGCAAAATTCCCGACACAGCTTTCGAAACCGATCGGCTCTTTTTGAATCGACTGCAATCTAACGGTATCTCTGTACCAGATGGAGTGCTCACTGAACAGCGAAATCCACAA gTCTATCACTATCACGATAAAAGTCACAGAGTGCTCTTCCAAATAGCGCTCAGCTCGGATGGTCGTTACACGCCCGTCGCAGGCAAATACCATCACCAGAATGCACCATCGATTGAGACTACTTACCTCTATCCACAAATACACGGACACTTAACCGATGCAACCCCCGCAAAGAGCGCCTATCCGACATACAGACAACTGCAGTTACACAACTCACAACTCAATCAAGTGAAACTGCAGCCAAAGAAGAAGA CACAATATCTCGATATAACACCAAGTCTGCACAAAGGCACACATGGCAATGCATATAGGACCCAAACATACCAAAATTTCAACATTATCAACGCGCCAATAGTGCCCGCAAGCGCAACAGCAGCGGCGACGGTGTTGTCAGGGAGCGCCAACAAATTTGACTACTTAGTACCGAATGTGGATAGCTCGACACAG CTATTCAGCGACTTTGATGAGCTCTTTAACCACTTCAATTTGCACGAAGACAGTGCGGCAGTTTACAGCGGAG CTACATTTGGCGGCACAACTGCAGGAGTTATAAACATCGGCGATCAGTTTCAATT AGTTGTAATTAAAATGAATGGGCAACGTGCGACATTGTGCTGCAGCTTATTGCTCGCATGCGCTTACATTGTGGCATCGATAGCGGTGGAAGTGCAG acCTATGGCCACCTCTACCATCCACCAACTGAAGAACGTCGCAGAGAAGAAAAGCAAGATCTTTCAAAAATACCCGGTGTACCAGGTGTCGACTATCCGATTTATCACGAAGTGCCGCACACGAACTTCCATTGTGCCAATGTGCCCGCCGTGCCGGGAATGTATGCAAATGTTGAGACTGGCTGTCAGGCCTACCACGTTTGTCACGACGGACGCGAGGGACATCAAGGCGCACAATTTCTCTGCACTAACGGtacaattttcaatcaaaaagaGTTCGCTTGCGATTGGTGGTACAATGTTAAATGCGAGGAGGCGACCAATTACTATCA ctTGAATTCGGATCCCGAACACAATCCTTACTTCCAAAAGAAAAAGGAACCGGAAGTGGAACAAAATGATCACGAGGGCTTCTATATTCACgcataa
- the LOC106618507 gene encoding GDP-D-glucose phosphorylase 1, which yields MDLKTNANSYLNELKRKWLQRQNTDNVFAYNLNVTKTKYLPGNKIIYMEFNPQRTRLRRIPQTIGSLKPVFDEETFNFKKIKPLELLMSIPFEGTDISMLINKSPLTRYHTLICPDVAAGQPQRLTLPALKFCVQFLLNIRDEENAFRIGYNSPGALASVNHLHLHLLYVTAYLYSDKAELELLQSTNIYRLSDKMPTDAICFIFNKTTDAEALSAQILKLFNFIIWLCEHDIPHNLFLTPNRNESLGNVLKVFVFCRKSFCYIKDLNTYNIGFCEVSGYVTVGDEQLYERLTEQEVLAKIQQETGDVFKEIYDYFKV from the exons ATGGATTTAAAAACAAACGCAAACAGCTATCTTAATGAATTAAAACGGAAATGGTTACAGCGACAAAACACCGACAATGTATTTGCATACAACTTAAATGTCACAAAAACTAAATATCTGCCGGGGAATAAAATAATCTACATGGAA TTTAATCCACAGCGTACACGTTTACGACGAATACCACAGACTATTGGCAGTTTAAAACCTGTATTTGATGAAGAgactttcaatttcaaaaagaTTAAACCTTTGGAGTTATTAATGAGCATACCGTTTGAGGGCACAGATATTTCAATGCTAATCAATAAGAGCCCGTTAACGCGCTATCATACATTAATATGTCCAGATGTGGCTGCCGGACAACCACAACGTTTGACGCTTCCAGCTTTGAAATTTTGCGTCCAATTTTTACTAAACATTAGGGACGAAGAAAACGCATTTCGTATTGGTTACAATAGTCCTGGTGCGTTGGCATCGGTGAATCACTTGCATTTACATTTACTCTATGTTACTGCATATTTATATAGTGATAAAGCG gAATTGGAATTGTTGCAAAGCACAAATATTTACCGTTTAAGTGATAAAATGCCAACAGATGCgatatgttttatatttaacaaaactACTGATGCCGAGGCTTTAAGTGCACAAATACTGAAACTattcaactttattatttgGCTGTGTGAACACGACATTCCGCACAACTTATTTTTAACTCCAAATCGAAACGAAAGTTTAGGGAATGTTTTGAaagtgtttgtattttgccGAAAATCATTTTGTTACATTAAGGACTTAAATACCTATAATATTGGATTTTGTGAAGTGTCTGGTTATGTGACTGTTGGAG ATGAACAGCTGTACGAAAGACTAACAGAGCAAGAAGTGCTGGCTAAAATACAACAGGAAACTGGCGATGTGTTTAAGGAGATTTACGACTATTTCAAAGTGTAG
- the LOC106618506 gene encoding queuine tRNA-ribosyltransferase accessory subunit 2, with amino-acid sequence MKFVVENVSKSSGRLGHLVQAETGKRFRTPLIVQTTKAGSIPYLSREVFDYITKDTPALQFSLSTINHMTESLKLFKGTLGAYMGYPECLSLLVIRDTCTATPSGHNDKDTMPLFTRRGKEMLTATSYMDTVEVLKPNIYQGLCDADTNLDSAKKRITKCVDRTTQFMDICYERHKNSTVLNKSALFVPIVGGYSTFARSESIKHARAKGESITGGYIFEGFHNNGLTATDVDADQLLKVMTHCLNELNVEKPKMLPGAYTPPVMLELISLGVDIFDTSYAFCAASNFKALTFNFDLTKTEITNFAPFLDITVDSLKEDFTPLLTNCDCLTCKKHTRAYLYHLYNTKEMVGPILIMIHNLHHMMQFFNAICNCIAEDNIPDLIKLVKYQGHDAATDYSIKLNTKVISRNDQGKSFTVATGDQ; translated from the exons atgaaatttgttgTAGAAAATGTAAGCAAGTCTTCCGGACGCCTAGGGCATTTAGTACAAGCGGAAACAGGAAAGCGTTTTCGCACACCATTGATAGTACAAACAACTAAA GCTGGAAGCATTCCATACCTCAGTCGGGAGGTATTTGATTATATTACCAAAGACACGCCAGCCTTGCAATTTTCATTATCTACCATCAATCATATGACGGAATCACTCAAATTGTTTAAAGGCACACTCGGCGCATATATGGGCTATCCAGAATGCCTGTCCTTATTGGTGATACGCGACACTTGTACGGCAACACCGAGCGGACATAACGACAAAGATACAATGCCGCTTTTTACGAGAAGGGGAAAGGAAATGCTAACAGCGACAAG TTATATGGACACAGTAGAAGTTctaaaaccaaatatatatcAAGGCCTTTGTGATGCTGATACCAATTTAGATAGCGCTAAAAAGCGCATAACGAAGTGTGTTGATCGAACGACACAATTTATGGATATTTGCTATGAGCGACATAAAAACTCCACAGTATTAAATAAAAGCGCTTTATTCG TGCCCATCGTTGGAGGCTACAGCACGTTTGCGCGTTCCGAGTCTATCAAACATGCGAGAGCGAAAGGTGAAAGTATTACGGGTGGTTATATTTTTGAGGGTTTTCACAATAATGGACTCACTGCCACAGATGTAGATGCCGACCAGCTGCTAAAAGTGATGACGCATTGTTTGAATGAACTAAACGttgaaaaaccaaaaatgttGCCGGGCGCGTACACACCGCCCGTAATGTTGGAATTAATTTCCTTAGGTGTGGATATATTCGACACATCATACGCATTCTGTGCTGCTTCCAATTTTAAAGCACTAACGTTCAATTTTGATTtaacaaaaactgaaattacGAATTTTGCACCATTTTTGGACATAACTGTTGATAG cTTGAAGGAGGACTTTACACCGCTGCTGACAAATTGCGATTGTCTAACATGCAAGAAACATACGCGCGCTTACTTATATCATCTTTATAACACGAAAGAGATGGTTGGCCCAATTTTAATTATGAT acATAATTTGCATCATATGATGCAATTTTTCAATGCCATTTGTAATTGCATAGCTGAGGATAATATACCTGATTTGattaaattagttaaatatcAAGGACACGATGCGGCAACCGATTATAGTATTAAGCTGAATACTAAAGTAATTAGTCGAAATGACCAGGGCAAAAGTTTTACAGTAGCTACAGGTgatcaataa